A stretch of DNA from Bactrocera neohumeralis isolate Rockhampton chromosome 6, APGP_CSIRO_Bneo_wtdbg2-racon-allhic-juicebox.fasta_v2, whole genome shotgun sequence:
TGACACCGTTTGTGGAACAGCGGGGTATGTTCCCGCTGGACCTGCACCTACTGGCTGAGCACCTGCTCCTGGCCGATATCCTGTTCCTGGTTGTAAGCCTGCTCCTGGTTGTTGTTCAGCACCTGGTTGATAACCTGCTCCTGGCAGATATCCTGTTCCTGGTTGTAATCCTGCTCCGGGTTGTTGTTCAGCTACTGGTTGATAACCTGCTCCTGGTTGATAACCTGCTACTGGCTGGTATCCTGTTCCTGGTCGTAATCCTGCTCCGGGTTGTTGTTCAGCCCCTGCTTGATAACCTGCTCCTGGCTGATATCCTACTCCTGGTTGTAAGCCTACTCCGGGTTGTTGTTCAGCTCCTGGTTGATAACCTGCTCCTGGTTGATATCCTGCTCCTGGTTGATAACCTGCTCCTGGCTGATATCCTATTCCTGGTTGTAAGCCTGCTCCGGGTTGTTGTTCAGCTCCTGGTTGATAACCTGCTCCTGGTTGATATCCTGCTCCAGGTTGATAACCTGCTCCTGGCTGATATCCTGGTCCTGGTTGTAAGCCTGCTCCTGGTTGTTGTTCAGTTCCTGGTTGATAACCTGCTCCTGGTTGATATCCTGCTCCAGGTTGATAACCTGCTCCTGGCTGATATCCTGTTCCTGGTCGTAATCCTGCTCCGGGTTGTTGTTCAGCCCCTGATTGATAACCTGCTCCTTGCTGATATCCTGTTCCTGGTTGTAAGCCTGCTCCGGGTTGTTGTTCAGCTCCTGGTTGATAACCTGCTCCTGGTTGATATCCTGTTCCTGGTTGGTAACCTGCTCCTGGCTGATATCCTGTTCCTGGTTGTAAGCCTGCACCTGGTTGTTGTCCAGATCCTGGTTGATATCCTGCTGTTGGGTGATATCCTATACCTGTGCCTACTCCGGGTTGTAGTCCAGCACCTGGTTGTGCATCTGCTCCTGGTTGAGGACTCACTTGTGGTTGGTAACCTACACCCGGTTGCAAACCTGCACCAGGTTGCAAACCTGCACCAGGTAGCAAGCTCGCTCCTGGTTGATATCCTGCACCTGGTTGTAATTGAGCACCTTGTTGATACCCTACCCCTGGTTGATAACCAGCACCAGGATGAGCTCCCGGACCGCCAATGACATCTGGGGCATAAATTCCACTAGGCCCAGATGGAATACCAGATACTCCACTTCCAGGTTGCCAATAAGATCCAGTTGGATGAGTGCTTACAACTGGTCCAGTTGGCTGACCTCGTGTAACACCACCTGTCGGGATACCAGCTTGACCAGATCCAGGAGCTTGACCGATTGGACTGGGGCCGTAGATTTGAGATCCCGAGGGAATACCAACTCCTGGAGCTTGCACACCAATTGGTTGAGGTCTGCCACCAGTTTGAATACCTGTGGTTCCTGGCGCATAACCACTTTGTGGCCTTGACCCCGTAATAGGTCCCAAACCGGGGGAATAAGCTTGACCCGAACTTAAATCTACACCTTGTTGAATACCACCACCAGGCCTTGAGCTAACCGTCGTACCTATACCAGGTCCATAAATACCACTGGGTGGTGCACCACCACCAATCCCACCTCCCGGTGGCGCAGGTTGACGGCCTGGTTGCGGTACATATAATCCACCAACCTGACCGGGTTGTAAACCGCCACCAACACTTGTGTAAGTTGGCTGTCCGGTTATTTGTGGACCACCTTGTACAAGTGCTCCAGGCCTTTGATCAGCAGCTGATCCGACCACTCCTGTCCCTGGTTGACCAGTAGGAAGGCCAGCACTGGGAGCATACGCACCTCCATGTACAACTTGGCCACCAATTTGCTGACCAGGTCTTGTAGCTCCTTCTACTCTAGGACCACCAATTTGTCCAGTACCATATCCACTACCTGGCCCCAAAGCGCCACCAGGCTGCACGCTCTCTGGTTGTCCATAAATTGCTCCAGGTCTCACAATAGCTCCTGCTTGAGGTCCTCCACCAGCTCCTGTGCCACCAGTTCCAGTTGGTTGACCGATTCCAGGTCCATAAGATGTCCCGGGTCTAGCTCCCGGCCTTATAATCGCACCTGGTTGAACACCAGCATCTGAGCCAGGAGTTGAGGGTCCAGGTCCAATGGGTTGACCACCAACACCAGGTTGTCGTCCGATACCAGCTATTCCACCAGGTCCAACGGGTTGACCACCAGTGCCAACACCATAACCGGCACCAGGTTGTCGCCCAATACCGCCAACACCTCCAGGTCCAATGGGCTGACCAGCAGTACCAACACCATAACCGGCACCAGGTTGTCGCCCAATACCGCCAACACCTCCAGGTCCAATGGGCTGACCAGCAGTACCAACGCCATAACCAGCGCCAGGCTGTCGCCCAATACCGCCCACGCCTCCAGGTCCAACAGGCTGTCCAACAGTACCAACACCATAACCGGCACCGGGCTGTTGTCCAGCAGTAGGGCCTCTTGCACCTAGACCTCCAGGGCCACTAGGCTGTACACCGCCAGGAGCCAAAACACCCCCTTGCCTCAATGTGCCAGCAGCTCCAGGACCCCCAATTGTAGTAGTACCTGCAGTGCCAGGAATGATTCTCAAGGCATCTGGCCTACCACTACCGCCAACATAAGTGAGGGGATCGGGAGAACCCGCGGGATATTCTAAATTAAATATGTGGGTATATTAACTAAGGTATCATGTACCAGTATTGTTAAACATAACTTACCATAAGTGGGACTTGATGCACAATCACTGCAATCTCCCATTGAGAATTGACTCTGTGCTTGTCCCATACCATGGCTTCCAGCTAAATTTGTAgatttaatcatttatttatgtaactatatataatttttctggaGTTCATACAAACTGTTGTTCTAGATCCGTGTTCATTAGCCTCTGCTTCAGCTTTGCCATCCTGTTCTGGTTTTCCAAAATTGAGATACTGAGATTGCGTCTGACCACGCATACTTAAAGGAGAACATAAAATGATTTacgttattttaatttatatctcGACGATGAAACTTACTATCCTCGTCCGCTTCGCTTTGATCTATCCAAATCAAGTTGATCATTATCAACCTCGTAATTCGATTCCGGCACGCTTTCATCTAATGACGCCTGAAACATAAggttaaaatgtattttaagaaCTATGCGAACACcgtcatgtatgtatatctagtaAATGTAATGCATAACTtcacttttaaaatataattaaggaCTCAATAAAGCTATGCAAGACATGGGTGGTCCCGATAgagttacttttttcaatatccttGTTTTGACaagtgagtcgtgtcaagcgtTCATGTTcattttgttcagtattgtatGACATTTCATCAAGAAAAGACTTACggctgaacaacgtttacaaatcgtttaactttattacgaaaatgcacgttctgtaaagaatgttttttgcgccttcgctcaacttataatcaacataatcggcctactgagcgtactattcgccatcttgagacccagaattcattattggataatattcggccGAACGGACGTGGTATAGTCCAgcaagcagtgaagaaaatatagcaaccgtagctgagagtgtacacgaagccCATGGTGAGTCGATTCGGCGTACATGACTGTCGGATGGAACGACTCCGCGCATttcacgtcgagatcttaaattgaaagcgtacaaaatacagcttgtgcaataattgaagccactcgaccttcTCAATCGACATCGCTACGCTTTATGGgctttattgagagaacactttggtgagcagataacttaacgttttgggccggtcgattggtcaccaagatcgtgtgatatcgcaccgttatgtatgtatatgtaaagcctaaagtctatgcagcCAATCCGCTTCTATTCAGAACTCTATagataatctgcaaaaaataaatgtcaaagaattttctttcgaatgataataatcaTTCCCCATTAAACTTGAAGCTTCTGTGTTTTTCATTAAAACAGTAGGAACCTCGAGATAGATCATCCTTTATTAAATTCGTGTATTACTACTTTGAAGTACGTTTTGAAAATAGGAAACATTTAAAGATCCTCATTTTTGTGTTGACCAAAATAACTAGCTCTCTTTTATGTTAGGGGAAATCCTTTTCACTTGTACGTGGATTTGTTTCTAATACCTGGATTCATTACCACATTAAAGCAGCTTAATGGGAAATTGAGAGACTCCAATTCCaattcaaaacaagtaaggaagggctaagttcgggtgtcaccgaacattttatactctcgcatgataaagtgataatcgagatttcattatacgtcatttacatatttttcaaataccgtattttttaaagttttattccgctatcatcattggttcctaatgtatatactcgtattatacagaaaaggcatcagatggaattcaaaatagcgttatattggaagaaggcgtggttatgaaccgatttcacccatatttcgcacatgtcatcagggtgttaagaaaatattatataccgaatttcattgaaatcggtctagtagttcctgagatatggtttttggtccataagtgggcgagaccacgcccattttcaatttttaaaaaaagcctgggtgcagcttccttctgcaatttcttccgtaaaatttagtgtttctgacgttttttgttagtcggttaacgcacttttagtgattttcaacataaccttttatgggaggtgggcgtggttattatccgatttcttccatttttgaactgtatatgggaatgcctaaagaaaacgactctgtagagtttggttgacatagctatagtagtttccgagatatgtacaaaaaacttagtagggggtggggccacacccacttttccaaaaaaaattgcgtccaaatatgcccctccctaatgcgattctttgtgccaaatttcactttaatatctttatttatggcttagttatgacactttatagcttttcggtttccgccattttgtgggcgtggcagttggccgattttgcccatcgtcgaacttaaccttcttatggagccaaggaatacgtataccaagtttcatcatgtctcaatttttactcaagttacagcttgcacggacggacggacagacggacggacggacagacagacatccggatttcgactctactcgtcgccctgatcactttggtatacataaccctatatctgactcttttagttttaggacttacaaacaaccgttatgtgaacaaaactataacactctccttagcaacattgttgcgagagtataaaaaatgaatatttcgCAACAAAAACTTtactgaattaattaaattaaataattatgttttgttaacataattacaaacaattatttttctgtttttttgtcaAGAAGACATCAAATGTAGTTTGCGTTTGtcttttgtgttatttttaaagttgttgATATGTGGCTGAAGCATCTATATCAAACTGTCTTTTTTAAACTCCTGTCCTAACTTTCAATAAATTGGTCCAAATTTCAAAGttcgaagtttttaacacccagaaggaagcgttggaggccctataaagtataaatataaatgatcagtatgttgagcttagtcgatttagccatgttcgtctgtctgtatatatacgaactagtccctctgtttttaagatatcgttttgaaattttgcaaacgtcattttctcttcaagaagctgctcatttgtcggaactgccgatatcggaccactataacatatagctgccatacaaactgaacgatcggaatcaagttcttgtatagaaaacttttacatttgacaatgtatcttcacaaaagttggcacaggttattttctaagtcaacaatgtaatctcgaagaaaattgttcagatcggctaactatagcatatagctgccatacaaactgaatgatcgaaatcaaatgcttgcatgggaaacctcctcatttgacgatatatcttcacgaaatttggtatgagttattgttcataggaataatattatatcgaaagaaattgttcagatcggcttgctatagcatatagctgtcatacaaaccgaacgatcggaatcaagggcttgtatggaaaactttcgcattttatgtggtatcttcacgaaatttgtcatgaaTTACTGCTtcaggtaataatataatctccgcaaaaattgttcaaattgcttccatgcaaactgaacacatagttactcaacgaaatgcacctgtgaagggtatattagcttcggtgcagccgaagttaaagttttttcttgtttgaattAATGTGTGTATGGAATCGCAATTTAGGGGTATCCACGATTTGAAATAAAAGAGCACAAATCAGTAATCAAAGTCCGGCTATACCTATAACTAAATCTAGTGTGTGCCGAGGTCACAATATCTGGAAATTTGAAATGGTGAATTTAAATATAGAACAACTAGGTGTGGTAATATCAGTAATTTAgtaataaaacagaaatttataaaaagcaacTATGACagcaatattttagaaattgaaaGAATATAAAAACTTATATAAGCAAACTTTTAGTGGGATCTCCTGTTTTTTCAGACATTGAGTACTTTTTTCAGATTTCAACTTTATGATTGTGACACTCGCAAATAACGTCAATAAAACTAGTTTAAAATTCGATGTGAAGGggctttttacaaaaattgtgaGGTTAGTAGTATTGACTTGACAGTTAAGTCAAAATAATGATGTATGAATGAGCGTTGACCGCCGCACATAGGTTTCTTAGTGCATACTGCGGCTAAAAATATAAGGAGTTGTCGCAGGACAATGACATTTGGTACATCATTGTTTTGGAttccaatcaagaaaaaaatgaaaaaaatcaaaatcacgcccccttttttacgcccacctcccatataaggtgaaacttaatttttgacctacagcactgatttttggtacatagcatttttatgacattatatatgttggtgttaaatgaccacctcccatacaaactaaattctcttttatcgaatcttcgtgacattctaattttttaaattttatttagtagtAGAAAAATGTTTAGTACGGACGAAGACATTAATAAGTGATGCAACACATCTTGTTAGTGGATAAGTCCAATTCTTCTGGAATGATACAATACAtccttgttatatatatattgcatacttttgggcggtaACATGCCATTTTAGAGTaactcattgtttttttcaaggggggcaatttggggcagctcaattttttttatcgtttagcTGGCTTTAATTCGGTATATGTATGTCGACAGCGGTAGACAGCGCTAAAAAGATACCACTTTGaagaacattgaaattttgaagtccaaattatgttgttccacaatattttttatgcattatttttttcaatggattttaatgcaaatttttttctttgatacatattataaatgaaaaataattttagttgaattttgttttattgtatcaatgatttgacttttgagtaaattttttgctaattttgattTCTCCACTCACCAAGAGCAGTTCTGGACAAAAAACTAATGCAAAGAATAATACTTTGGTAAAATAAAGATAGTTGGTAAcaaactgtgaaattttcattcaaatcaaacggccatttttgaatttcagccacGGAAATCCCAATGTGCGCCGTTCGAATTTTTAGGACCATCTGCATCGATAGTGAAAGTATCGCAAACAACTGAAATCGGACAGAAACTCGCAATTTAAGTGCAAACAATATACTTGGAGATTCTACAAATACTTCACTTatgcttttaaaatttagtatCATATTAAGCATATTTTCCTCATAAgagaaaaatcaataaatagttgtttataaaattttttgggtatttcacgaaattatataaatttttttggggttctATAATTTCACAATACATCATGCACGCCgaagttaaaaatatgtaaagtgttTTCACTCAGTATCCATTTAACTATGTCAACCAAGGTCGGTAGAAACATTTCGTTTAACTTGTTATGCCAcagtgtaaaaataaataaatggttaTGCTCTCAACTACTTTATCTTATTTGGTtcataaaatgtgaaataaatttttatgatagtttgaaattgttaaaaagcAGAAGTTATTGTGGCTTCTATTTTCCTTATAACGAATGCTATTAGCTTCGAAAGTCATTAGCTTATTTTCACCTGAAACCTTTCttcttaaattaattgaaatcggTGCACAATTTTTCTAGATTCCATATACTAAATGTGAGATatctaaatgaaattaaatgacaTGTCTCCATGACCGCTCTGTGATTCAATACTACAGTTATTATGTTATACTTTTACTAAATACAGTTTTTTCTTCCAGTTCGTCCAGTTgatcttatgtatgtatatatatccaGTAAATTTTATGTAGTCTAATAGAATTAAATCGATGTTTTCTAGGGcatgttttaatttattcagaAATCGTTGCAGATTTTCATATAGTCCCCTTTAGCCAATATAAAcaatttcgaacttccggttgctttgtaccgcatatactgtttccaaaaaataaggtgacatttgaatttaaactgcgcgcgtcaaaggatttggagaattatttttttttaggttggcaGTACTGTCAGtaacatttatgtcaaatttcatgtcaaaatattgattagtgtttgagatacgtgtcgtaaaagtgagtttttcgttttttgcgatgtcgaaatttgttgagcaaagaatttgcattaaattttgtttacggaatcaattttctgctgcggatacgttgaggatgatgcagaaagcctttggtgatgaggctatgtctaaaaaaaattgtttacaagtggtatagtgagttccaagccggccgtgaacgtgtcgaagacgaagagcgtccagggcgaccatcaacctcaaccgacgaagctcacgttcaacaaatcaaagatttggtgtggaaaaaccgtcgattaacaattagagaccttgctgatgaagttggcatatcgaaaggctcagccaataccattttgaaggatattttgggcctcaagcgcgtcaaatctcgactggtaccgaaaacattgaattttttggaaaaaaggcgtcgcgttgaagtgtgtgaaacgatgctttccgactaccagggtgtcatgaaacgcattataactggcgatgagacttggatctatgcttacgatcccgaaacaaccgatcaatcgagcgaatatcgtgccaaaagagagccgagaccaaaaaaatcgcgccaaagtcgctcaaaaatcaaggtcatgttgactgttttcttcgattatcgtggtgttgtgcattatgaattccttccaatcggtcaaacagtcaacaaggaatattatttgaacgttatgcgtcgtttgcgtaacgctatccgcctaaaaaggccggaattgtggaaagacaattcttggtttttacaccacgataatgcaccatcccatactgccctcgtaattcgtgatcaaaAAACTCAACTCATATCGTTCcgcacctgatctggcgccgagcgatttctggctattcaccaagctcaaaagaccgctccggggacaccgtttttatacgatagaggagattcaagccacagcgaagacggaactgcaGGCCATCCCGGCAAGTGaatacaaccagtgtttcgaagattggaaaacccgttggcataagtgctttgcatcgggaggggattactttgaaggggattgaattgatttggaagaataaataaggaattttcaaaataaatactatgccaccttattttttggcattgtatcggccaatatgtgcgttatctcaatgaaaattagagAGCGTGTCTTCTCATAATGTtgtatatttgtgcctaaaattaaTACGATTTGGTGAGAACTTAACCTAGCCTTAACTTAACCtaggtatcttaatgaaacccagcCCAGAAACTGGACGATACtacccccaactcccatatgctacataaaacaattttcgttttctAACAAGTTTTTTgccgaataaaaaaataaacaccaAAAAATTTTCTCGAGTATATCTGAGTTatcaaaattaatgcaatcagcTCATCTCTTACTCTGTCCCCAAAATACCCCATAAAATGATTACGGTCTTGCCACCGGTATTTAAACTGTTCGGTTTGGCCAAAGTGTGTTATATTTCAATGAAACTAAATTAAcaagttttctcaaaaattatgtGGTTTAGCGCTGAATTAGAATGAAattggtatgtatgtacctcatatccctaatataaTGATATCCTCTGGTTAATGTTTTCCACATCAACTCAATATACTAAATTTAGACTTTTCGGTCGAGTTGATATGACACATCTCACATTTGAAGacgtttttacataaatttagctaacaatttcattaaataatagaTGATTGATTCTTTCGCAATattttaatactcttgcaacatgttgctgcagaaTATGGAAGTTTTGTTCACCGAACAGTTGTTCGTATCACATataactaatcgagatagatatagagttatatacatataatgatttgtcaaaaaagtcttgcggtatttttattgaattttttttttctttattgaaatttaaatgaatttttgatgaatcatgcccagctcttgaccgatgctacgaatgctactatgccggtctctttcgaccaattcagcgattttatcgcaattttcgacgacaggccttccggagcgtggcgcatcttcgaccacctctacaccagaacgaaaacgttgaaaccatcgttgtgcggtggaaatggaaactgtatcgggtccataaactgcataaattttattggcggcttgagatgcatttttgcctttatcgtagtagtactgtaaaatatgctgtattttctctttattttgctccatgtttgcgacggtataactcacgaacgacttagaAGAAACGACAaccaatcaaacacgtgttagcgcgtgaaatgagctttccaaaaagatatagcatgacccgatgcgacgaataaaactagaactacgcgctttcagcgccaactagcgaaaataccgcaagactattttgacaacctaatatataagtgatcaggatgacgagaaaagttgaaatccgggtgactgtctgtctgtcggcCGTACGTCCGTGCAagcgtaatcgaaccactgccacgcctacaaaacgccattaaccgaaaacctattaaGGCCCATAAGGAAGCACTAAATTGAGATATAATATGGTACAGGGGATCCCAGTAGCgggcaaaaatttttgaaaaagtgggtgtggcaccgccctctaataagtttaatgtacatatctactcAGCTACTACAACGAAATGTGCTTTTCGCAAATATTATACGAGCTCTTTCCGGCAGtgtaaaaatagatgaaatcggaagataacacTGTTCACTCTCCATATAAAGGTTCGGTTAAAAACtgaatcaataaataaaattaataactcctttaaagtatgccaccttatgaccaaaaacttCGCAAATGTAAACTCCAGTatgtagttgacttttgactgaaactatcggtcaatgtatgggattataattgaaattcagagagaaacctttcctgatagtagtcTGCATGTAGGCTAAAAATGTGTTGATTCGGgtaaatacttcccttagcctcTCTAAATATGTGAGTTACCTTAATTAAATTGAGAGAGAGGGTTTTTCTTTTAACGGTACATTTTTGTGCTTAGCGTGAATAAAATTGGGTGAAATCTCGCTCTAGATCATATATAACTAACAAGTCTTATCAACCTGAGAGTACTTCCCTAGCTTTGAccctggcaagttgcaagagtatgatcTGTTCGCTTACACCcgaaattatttcttatttgtttaaaagaaagttttgccaacacctgAAGGTATTATATTTCACCGGATTTGATATTTGCAAGATTGCAAGAGATACATATGTTCGGTTACTCCTGAACTTtg
This window harbors:
- the LOC126761495 gene encoding fibroin heavy chain isoform X29 yields the protein MLPIRWAFVGIALLIAATNGATIASLDESVPESNYEVDNDQLDLDRSKRSGRGYMRGQTQSQYLNFGKPEQDGKAEAEANEHGSRTTVSGSHGMGQAQSQFSMGDCSDCASSPTYEYPAGSPDPLTYVGGSGRPDALRIIPGTAGTTTIGGPGAAGTLRQGGVLAPGGVQPSGPGGLGARGPTAGQQPGAGYGVGTVGQPVGPGGVGGIGRQPGAGYGVGTAGQPIGPGGVGGIGRQPGAGYGVGTAGQPIGPGGVGGIGRQPGAGYGVGTGGQPVGPGGIAGIGRQPGVGGQPIGPGPSTPGSDAGVQPGAIIRPGARPGTSYGPGIGQPTGTGGTGAGGGPQAGAIVRPGAIYGQPESVQPGGALGPGSGYGTGQIGGPRVEGATRPGQQIGGQVVHGGAYAPSAGLPTGQPGTGVVGSAADQRPGALVQGGPQITGQPTYTSVGGGLQPGQVGGLYVPQPGRQPAPPGGGIGGGAPPSGIYGPGIGTTVSSRPGGGIQQGVDLSSGQAYSPGLGPITGSRPQSGYAPGTTGIQTGGRPQPIGVQAPGVGIPSGSQIYGPSPIGQAPGSGQAGIPTGGVTRGQPTGPVVSTHPTGSYWQPGSGVSGIPSGPSGIYAPDVIGGPGAHPGAGYQPGVGYQQGAQLQPGAGYQPGASLLPGAGLQPGAGLQPGVGYQPQVSPQPGADAQPGAGLQPGVGTGIGYHPTAGYQPGSGQQPGAGLQPGTGYQPGAGYQPGTGYQPGAGYQPGAEQQPGAGLQPGTGYQQGAGYQSGAEQQPGAGLRPGTGYQPGAGYQPGAGYQPGAGYQPGAGYQPGAEQQPGVGLQPGVGYQPGAGYQAGAEQQPGAGLRPGTGYQPVAGYQPGAGYQPVAEQQPGAGLQPGTGYLPGAGYQPGAEQQPGAGLQPGTGYRPGAGAQPVGAGPAGTYPAVPQTVSTYGQVGGDGSGAQQGDIYGPGTLPGSGTFGPLGIPGTGATGVGGIGGAGVLPGGVSVGPSALAYPGAAVPGAGALGEYKEEGPGNLITASGAGGADDAFSQAESSISEGQAAASAQGKKNGGTAKTQVSGTYSATGTFSASASTSDSDRSANAQVSGNSDGAMSQSQGQGGAAQSQAQVQVNSKDGGTKASSQSGGVIHQSQSEVQANDKGGLADSQSSGPGQTSSQAQIGFRPNQDGSAPPTTGGGQASAQSGSHSGQSQSQIQGTSKFGVSYHGAAQSASGTKEQVASYREQNRELFHSISQFGNSDAVTDRVDTVYSGPSGTALTADGNALPDLELKSSKSVKEIVNANKVTDEDSTLNEDEEEEPYDEYDDEDEYYNENSKLDSQTGNKPESQSQYRTYTQNSPTQSQQAAVPNSPDKYLLVQNQNGRVQKYPFRSTTEMVPRGFRGTVNVEKKFHTKAVKSQPTDNDLDSAEEPATPTKHRTPDSYVTVTKSITGSMDNTKNPPQENKNFQSTYYTKSSTCGYFTFSCNIVYGANGRSKICRPKAPANGKC
- the LOC126761495 gene encoding fibroin heavy chain isoform X5; this encodes MLPIRWAFVGIALLIAATNGATIASLDESVPESNYEVDNDQLDLDRSKRSGRGYMRGQTQSQYLNFGKPEQDGKAEAEANEHGSRTTVSGSHGMGQAQSQFSMGDCSDCASSPTYEYPAGSPDPLTYVGGSGRPDALRIIPGTAGTTTIGGPGAAGTLRQGGVLAPGGVQPSGPGGLGARGPTAGQQPGAGYGVGTVGQPVGPGGVGGIGRQPGAGYGVGTAGQPIGPGGVGGIGRQPGAGYGVGTAGQPIGPGGVGGIGRQPGAGYGVGTGGQPVGPGGIAGIGRQPGVGGQPIGPGPSTPGSDAGVQPGAIIRPGARPGTSYGPGIGQPTGTGGTGAGGGPQAGAIVRPGAIYGQPESVQPGGALGPGSGYGTGQIGGPRVEGATRPGQQIGGQVVHGGAYAPSAGLPTGQPGTGVVGSAADQRPGALVQGGPQITGQPTYTSVGGGLQPGQVGGLYVPQPGRQPAPPGGGIGGGAPPSGIYGPGIGTTVSSRPGGGIQQGVDLSSGQAYSPGLGPITGSRPQSGYAPGTTGIQTGGRPQPIGVQAPGVGIPSGSQIYGPSPIGQAPGSGQAGIPTGGVTRGQPTGPVVSTHPTGSYWQPGSGVSGIPSGPSGIYAPDVIGGPGAHPGAGYQPGVGYQQGAQLQPGAGYQPGASLLPGAGLQPGAGLQPGVGYQPQVSPQPGADAQPGAGLQPGVGTGIGYHPTAGYQPGSGQQPGAGLQPGTGYQPGAGYQPGTGYQPGAGYQPGAEQQPGAGLQPGTGYQQGAGYQSGAEQQPGAGLRPGTGYQPGAGYQPGAGYQPGAGYQPGTEQQPGAGLQPGPGYQPGAGYQPGAGYQPGAGYQPGAEQQPGAGLQPGIGYQPGAGYQPGAGYQPGAGYQPGAGYQAGAEQQPGAGLRPGTGYQPVAGYQPGAGYQPVAEQQPGAGLQPGTGYLPGAGYQPGAEQQPGAGLQPGTGYRPGAGAQPVGAGPAGTYPAVPQTVSTYGQVGGDGSGAQQGDIYGPGTLPGSGTFGPLGIPGTGATGVGGIGGAGVLPGGVSVGPSALAYPGAAVPGAGALGEYKEEGPGNLITASGAGGADDAFSQAESSISEGQAAASAQGKKNGGTAKTQVSGTYSATGTFSASASTSDSDRSANAQVSGNSDGAMSQSQGQGGAAQSQAQVQVNSKDGGTKASSQSGGVIHQSQSEVQANDKGGLADSQSSGPGQTSSQAQIGFRPNQDGSAPPTTGGGQASAQSGSHSGQSQSQIQGTSKFGVSYHGAAQSASGTKEQVASYREQNRELFHSISQFGNSDAVTDRVDTVYSGPSGTALTADGNALPDLELKSSKSVKEIVNANKVTDEDSTLNEDEEEEPYDEYDDEDEYYNENSKLDSQTGNKPESQSQYRTYTQNSPTQSQQAAVPNSPDKYLLVQNQNGRVQKYPFRSTTEMVPRGFRGTVNVEKKFHTKAVKSQPTDNDLDSAEEPATPTKHRTPDSYVTVTKSITGSMDNTKNPPQENKNFQSTYYTKSSTCGYFTFSCNIVYGANGRSKICRPKAPANGKC